The window GTTTCGGTGAAGCCCAGGTCGGCCTTGATGCTGGGCAGCGCGACGTTCACGATGGTGGTGTCGAGCACGATCATCAGCTCGCCCAGGCACAGCAGGATGAGTGCGGGCCAGCGCGCGCGGCCTTCGATGCGGAGGGTCATGGGACGGTGGAAATCAAAAGAGATTGGCAGCGCAGTGTGTCATGCGCGTTGCGCTGGCGACTGGCGGGGCGCAAGGCCAGTGCACCCGTGAGGCTGGCTTTGCCAGTCCACCGGGTGCGTCCCCCTTCAGGCGGAGGCCGCGCAGCGAGTCAGGGAGTCCTCGTGTACTTGGCTTGCATGAACTGCTTCCAGCTGCCGTCCGGCTGCTGTCCGAATGAGGTGAGCGTGCGCTCGTTGGCGCTGACGACGGTGATCACGTCCCGGTAGCGCATGGTGGCGCCGTCGGCCTTGAAGCTGGGCCTTCGGTCTCCAGCGTCAGCACTTTCTGGTCCGCATCCAGCGTGCCACGGTACACCCACATATGCGTCATCATCGAGCCCACCCAGGTGCCGGCAAACGCCTGCTGGTCCGGGTCGTAGCCCAGCGTCATCAGCATGCGGGCCTCGCCACCCCCGCCGGGCATGGAGCCCGCCCCTTCGCACAGCACCCACAGGCTGCCCAGTGCGCGCACATGCTCGGTGCCCCGGCTTTGCGCGGGGGGTTCGCCCGGGCCCATGTCGGCCAGCGACTCGCAGGTCCAGTCGCCCAGCAGTTGCTGCAGCCAGCGGTGCATGGCGTGGGGTTCGGGGTTCATCATGGGGAGTCTCCTGGTGACGTGGTGGGCGCGCGCTCAGTCGCGGTCGGGTGCCCCGAGCGGAAAGTAGTGGCGGTAGGGGCGACCGCCTTCCACCGCGCGTGCAAACGAGGGGCGTGCGAGCAACCGGGCGCGGTAGGCGCGTAGCTGCGGGTAGGTGGCTGTGATGGGGTGCGTCCAGTCGGCATAGAACAGCGAGGGCGCCGCAGCGCAGTCCGCCAGCGAGAACGAGTCGCCCGCCGCCCAGGTGCGCCCTGCCCACATGCCCTCCAGCCAGGCGTAGGCTTTCTCCAGCTTCTCGGTGGCCCAGGCCACGCCTTCTGCCTTGCGCTCGGCGTTGCCGTTCAGCGCGGCGTTGACCGCGTGCTGCACCGGGGCCATCACGTGCAGGTCAAAGAAGCGGTCCATGAACCGCACGTCCAGCGCCGCCCGGGGGTCGGCAGGAATCAGCAGCACCGGCCCCGGGTGCGCGAGCTGCAGGTGCTCGATCACGATGCTGCTTTCCACCACCGTGTGGTCGCCGTCCACCAGCACTGGAAACTTGGCCAGCGGCCAATGGCGCAGCCAGTCGGCGGAATGGCTGACGGGCTCAGCGGGGTCGAGACTGAGCAGCTCAAACGGCGTGCCGTTCTCGTACAGCGCGATCAGCACCTTCTGGGTGTAGGACGAAAAGGGGTGGCCGTAGAGGGCGAGCATGCGGGTTCCTGCGTGTGGGTTGGTGTGGTTGGCGGGGGGCGCACTCATTCGGGGGCCACCACCATCCAGGGCACGCCAAAGCGGTCGGCCACCATGCCAAACGCCTGCGAGAAAAAGGTCTTGGTGAGCGGCATCTGCACCTTGCCGCCATCGGCCAGCGCGTCGAAATAGCGCTTGGCATCGGCCGCATTGGCCGGGCTCAGCGCCAGCGAGATGCCCTGGAAGCTGGCATGACCCGAGCCCATGCCGTCCGACGCCATGATCTGCGTGTCGCCCACGGTGAACGAGGCGTGCATGACCATCTCGGGCGTGGGGCCCGGGCCGCTGCCGTCGGCGCAGCCCTCACCAGCGGCGGGCTCGGGGTTGTCCTTGTAGCGCATGAGCATGGTGACCTCGGCGCCAAGGGCGCGGCGGTAGAACTCCAGCGCTTCATCGCAGCGGCCTTCAAACATCAGGTAGGGCTCGACTTTCATGGGGGTCTCCTGGGAGAGGGTTGACGGGTCAGGAATGATTTCGGTGCACAATTGTGAACACCGTCCACAAACCATAGCAAAGATAATGGACAGTGTCCACATCCAAGCTCCCCATGACCGTAACCACCCGCAACAAAGCTGCCGCCAACCCGCCCACTGCGCGCACCACCTACCGCCACGGGGATTTGCACCGCGCGCTGCTGGACGCGGGCATTGAACTGGCGCGCCAGGGCGGGCCCGATGCCGTGGTGCTGCGCGAGGCCACGCGCCGCGCGGGTGTGGCACCCAATGCGGCCTACCGCCATTTCGCCAACCGCGACGACCTGCTGGGCGCTGTGCGCGCCGCCGCCGTGGCGGCCGCCGCGCGGTCGATGGAGGCCGAGTTGGCCATGGTGCCCACCACCGGCAGCCCGACCGCGCAGGCCCATGCCAAGGTACGCGCCGTGGGCGCCGGCTACCTGCGGTTTGCGCACGCCGAAACGGGGCTCTTTCGCACCGCGTTCGGCGGCCGCTTCACGGTGCAGCAAACCCCCGACCCCGCCATGGGCGGCGCCACGGGGCTCAACCCCTTCCAGCACCTGAGCGCCGCACTGGACGACCTGGTCACCGCTGGCGCCCTGCCACCCGCGCGCCGCCCGGGCGCCGAATACCTGGCCTGGTCCACCGTGCACGGCATGGCTCTGCTCGCCATCGACGGGCCGCTGCGCGGCACGCCCCAGCAGATGCTGGATCTGCTGGGCCAGCGCCTGCTGGACATGGTGGAACGGGGGCTGTGAGCGCCCGGCGCACGGGCCAGTCTTGCCAAAAATCCTGTGCACGGGTGCTTGTGGACTTACGGGCCGGTAGTGCCCACCAATCATGCCTTTATTGCTATTAAATTAGCAGCAATTTCACCGCTACCTCATTCGGCAACCAGCCCATACAGCCGCGCCGTGGCCTGCACCCGCGCCACCAGCGCGCGGCGCAATGCCATGGGCCGCAGCACCTCCACCTGCGGCGACAGCCGCATCAGTTGCCCGCAGGCATGCTCCACCGATTCAATGGGGATCGTCACGGCCGTGCGGCCATCCTTGCGGCGGGACGGCGGGGCGGCGGCCACCGCACGGGCCACAGCGCTGCTGAGCGTGCGCAGGCCGCGCAGCCCTTCGGGCGTGGCCAGCAGTGCGGCCTCGCCCGTGTACAGGCCTGACTCAAAACGCCGGATCGACGCAGCCCAATAGCCGGGCAGGTCAAAGCCTGCGGGGCGTTTGGCCGGTTGGTCCAGCGCCGTGGCCGCGAGGATGTTCGACACCCGGTAGGTGCGTGGCCCGCGCGCGTCCACCCCCGCGGGCAGCGCGACCAGGTACCACACGCCCGCTTTCAGCACCAGGCCGAGCGGACTCACGGTGCGCTCTGCCGTGCGCGCCCAGCCCTCGTAGCGCAGGGTGATCTGGTGGCCGCTCCACACGGCGGCCGCCACCGTGGGCAGGTGCGGTGTGGGGTCGCTCTCGCGGTACCAGTCCACCGGGTCCAGGTGCAGGCGGGTGCTGACACGCTGCGCGTCGTCGCGCCAGGCGGCGGGGAGTGCGGCCAGCAGCTTCAGGCGCGCGCCCGCGACATCGCCGCCCAGACCCAGGTCCTGCGCAGGGCCGGGCAGGCCACTCAAGAACACGGCCTGCGCCTCGGACGGCGTGAGGCCTGTGAGCGCGGTCTTCCAGCCCGGCAGCAGTGCAAAACCACCATGGCGCCCGCGCTCGGCATAGATGGGCACGCCCGCAGCGCTGAGTTGGTCCACATCGCGGTACAGCGTGCGCACCGACACCTCCAGCGCCTCGGCCAGCGCCTGTGCGCTCATGCGGCCGCGCGTTTCCAGCAGCATCTGGAGGGACAACAAACGGCTGGCGCGCATAGGGCTTGGCAGGGGTGGTGCAAAAAGACAGAAGGCCAAAGATAGCGCAAATACCTGCCATGGGTTGGCAGGTATAGCGACACACACTGCAGCCCTGTCTTTGCCTTCTTGCCCCCATACCCTCTCAGGAGCCCCCATGCCCACCACCGATCCCCACGCCATCGTCGAACTGCGCCAATACACCTTGCACCCCCAGCAGCGCGAAGTGCTCATCGACCTGTTCGACCGGGAGTTTGTGGAAACCCAGGAGGCGCTCGGCATGCGCGTCCTGGGCCAGTTTCGCGACCTGGACCGGCCCGACCAGTTCGTCTGGCTGCGTGGCTTTGCCGACATGCCGGCGCGCCACCGCGCGCTGGAGGGCTTTTATGGCGGCCCCGTGTGGGCAGCGCACCGCAATGCCGCCAATGCAACCATGATCGATTCGGACAACGTGCACCTGCTCTGCCCGGCCTGGCCCGGTGCCACGGCCGCCCTGCCGCAGCATGCTCGGCCGCAGCCCGGCGCGCAAGGCGCCGCCGCCGGCATCCTGCAGGTCACCGTGTTCCCGTTGCGGGAGCCCGCCACACCACCGCTGCTGGACTTCTGCCGCCACCGCATGGCGCCCACCCTGCTGCGTGGCGGCGCGCGCCAGCTCGCTTGGTATTGCACCGAGCACAGTCCCAACACCTTTGCCCGCCTGCCGGTGCGCGAAGGCGAGCCCGTGCTGGTGGGCCTGGCCCTGTTTGGCGACGAGGCTGCGTTGCAGTCGTTTGCCGACAGCGGGGCCTGGGCACGCGACGTGGCGCCCGGTCTTGCCTCCTGGCTGGCGGCAGCGCCCGAGGTGCTGCGCCTGCAGCCCACCGCGCGCTCAGCTCTGCACGCCTGATGCACCTGCAAACATCCTCCCCCATTCACGCACCCACCCCGGAGCCCCCCATGTCCACCCCAGCCCACCTCATTCCCATCCCGTCGCCCACCGTGGCGCCCAGCGCCGCGCGCGACTTCGACTTCCTCATGGGCCCCTGGCGCATTCGCAACACGCGGCTGGTGCGCAGGCTCGCGGGCTGCAACGACTGGGAGGTGTTCGACGCCACAGGCACCGCGCATCCCTTGCCCGGCGGCATCGGCAACTTCGACACCTTCACACCGCTGGCCTGGAAGCCCGGTTACGTGGGCATGGCACTGCGGGTGTTCAACCCCGTCACGCAGCGCTGGAGCATCTACTGGCTGGACAACCTCACGGGCGGCCTGGACCCGGCCACGGGCCTGCTGCTACCGCCCGTGGTGGGGGGCTTCCACGACGGAGTGGGCCTGTTTGAAGGCGAGGACCTGTTCGAGGGCCGCCCGGTGCGCGTGCGCTTCGAGTGGTCGCAGATGCACACCGGCGCACCGCGCTGGCAGCAGGCGTTTTCGGACGACGGCGGCGCGACCTGGGAGGTGAACTGGGTGATGGAGTTTGCGTGGCCGGTGTGAGCGTAGGTAGCACCTCAGCACCCAGGCTAAACAATTGGAGCCAAAATAGCCCCTGGCGCTTGATGGCTGAGCGCTGTCAGCTACCAAAACAGGAGCATTTACTCACGCCATCTGGGGCGCTTTTTCCTGCACCGGGAAGTCCGTGGACGCCGCCACCGCACGCCACTGGGCCGTCTCTTTCGCCACGAAGGCATGTTTGTCGGCAATGGTTTGCAGCGTGTCCGTGCCCAGCGGCAGGCGCAGCGGGGGCGTGGGGCTGGCCACCAGCTGCATCACGGCCTGGGCCAGGCGCACGGGGTCGCCGGGCTGGTTCAGGTTGATGCGGCGCGCGGCTTCGCGCACGGCCCCAGCGCTCTCGGCGTAGTCCTCCAGCACCCGGTGTGATACGGCCAATGAGGCGCTGTCCAGAAACTCGGTGCGGAAGTACCCCGGCTCCACCACCGTGGCGTGGATGCCCAGCGGCGCCAGCTCGGCATGCAGCGCTTCGGTGATGCCCTCGACCGCGAACTTGGTGGAGCAGTACAGGCCAAACCCGGCGGCCGACTGCACGCCGCCCAGCGACGAAATGTTGATCACATGCCCGGCGCGGCGCGCGCGCATGGCGGGCAGCACGGCGCGGGTCACATGCAGCAGGCCGAACACATTGGTGTCGTACAGGCGCAGCACCTCGTCGGCGGTGGCTTCTTCGACCGCGCCCAGCAGGCCATAGCCCGCGTTGTTGACCAGCACGTCGATGCGGCCGAAGCGGTCGAGCGCCGCGCCCACGGCATGGCGGGCCTGTGCCTCGTCGGTCACGTCCAACGCCAGGGGCAGCAGGGCATCATGTACGCCCAAGCGCTTTTCGACCGAGGCGGCATCGCGCGACGTGGCGACCACGGCATCGCCCTGGGCCAGCGCGGCCTCGGCAATGCGCGCGCCGATGCCGCGCGAGGCGCCGGTGATCATCCAGACGCGGGAATACGAGGAATGGGTGGTGGTGGCTGTGGTGGGAGTCATGACAGGTCCTTGAGGTGGTGTGGAGCAATGGGCAGTGCCCATGGCGGTGGACTTTAGGCAAGCCATTGCCATGCAACTAGCCCATAATCTCTGGATTCATTCGCAAGCAACGCTTGCCAATCCACCACACAGCCGCCCGGCACAATGCCTGCTCACCATGGCCATCAATGAACTGCGCGCCATCGCCAACTTTGCCAAGGCCGCCGAGCTGGGCAGCCTGCGCCAAGCGGCGGCCGCGCAGGGCATCACGCCACAGGCGTCCAGCCAGTTGCTGGTGCAGCTCGAATCGCACCTGGGCGTGCGGCTGTTCCACCGCACCACGCGCAGCCTGAGCCTCACCGAAGAAGGGCGGCAGTTCCTGGCCTCCGCACAGCCGGGCCTGGCCACACTGCAGCACGCGGTGCAAGGCGCGCGGCGCGGGCGTGAGGCCATGGCGGGGCCGCTGCGCATCGTGGCGCCGCGCTCCATCCTGCTGGAGGTGATCTGGCCGGTGCTGCACGAGTTCTGCCGCCGCCACCCCCTGGTGGAACCCGATGTGCAGCTGGACGACCGCATCGGCAACTGGGTGGAAGACCGCGTGGATGTGGGCTTCCGCTCGGGCTACCCGCCCGAGGGCGGCGTGGTGGCGCGGCGGCTGCTCACGCTGCAGCTCATCGTGTGCGCAGCGCCTGCGTACATCGCGCGCCACGGGGCGCCGGCCAGCATCGACGACCTGGCGCAGCACCGCTGCAGCGGCTTTCGCCATGCGTCCACCGGCAAGCCCATGCCCTGGGAGTTCCAGGTGGGCGACGACATCGTGGCGCGCACCATTCACCCCACGTTCTGCACCAACGACATCGAGGTGGAGGCCCGTGCGGTGCTGGGCGGCCACGCGGTGGGCCAGCTGGTGGGCGTGACGGCCGCGCCGCTGGTACGCAGCGGCCAGCTGGTGCCGCTGCTGCCCCAGCATGTGGCGCAGCACCTGGCGCTGTACGTGTACTACGGCAGCCGCACGGCGCTGCCAGCGCGCGTGCGGGCGTTTATCGACCTGGCGGTGGAGATGGTGGCCAACAACCCCGCCTACCTGCTCACGCCCAAAGAGCTGGCGACCCACGGCCCGGCTGTACAGAAAAAGCCCCGGGCGCGAAAGCCCACGCAGTGAGCGCCGTGCTGACCGTTCAGGCCGCAAACCCGCCGTCGATCAACAAGCTCGCCCCCGTCACCATGCCCGACTCCGGCCCGGCCAGATAAGCCACCATGCCCGCGATCTCGTCAGGGTGCGCGTGGCGGTTCAGTGCCATCAGGCCGTGCATGTCGCCCGCCATGGGGCCATCAGCCGGGTTCATGTCGGTGTTGACCGGGCCGGGCTGCACATTGTTCACCGTGATGCCACGCGGGCCCAGGTCGCGCGCCAGGCCCTTGGTCAGGCCCACGATGGCGGCCTTGCTCATGCCGTACACGCTGAATCCGGCCCATGGCACGCGGTCGGAGTTGGTGCTGCCGATGGTGATAACCCGGCCATAGGCGCCGCCCTGGCCCATGTGGCGCACGGCGGCCTGGGTGGCCACGAACACGGCGCGCACATTCACATTGAGCGTATGGTCAAAGTCGGCCAGCGCAAAGCTGCTGAGCTCACCCGCGATGGCGACGCCCGCGTTGTTGACGAGGATGTCCAGGCGGCCCAGCTCGCGCGCGGCGCGGTCCACCGCCTGCGTGAGGGCGACGGCATCGGCGCTGTCGGCCTGCAGGGCCAAGGCCTTGCCGCCGCTTGCCGCAATGTCAGCCACCAGCGCCTGCGCAGGTGCTGCGGAGCTGCTGTAGGTAAAGGCCACGGCCGCACCGTCGCGCGCCAGGCGCCGCACGATGGCCGCGCCAATGCCGCGCGCGCCGCCGGTGACGAACGCGACCTTGCCGGCCAGCGGGCGGCCAGGCGATGAAGGAGCAGAGACCGGGGATGTTTCAGACACAGAAGACATGGTGTTGTTTCTCCAACGAGATGCATGCAGAAAATGGTTCGCAACCGAACCGGGAAGACCTGCAGTTTCAGAAAAACACTCATGCTCCGGTAGCCATGAATGGGCTGTATATCTTTCAACCCTTGGTTGAAAATACCGCTCATGCAGCCCCTCAGCCACCTCGAATCGTTTGTGCAGTCCGCCCAGTCGGGCAGCTTTTCGGCCGCCGCGCGGCTCATGGGCCTGACGCCCGCCGCCGTGAGCAAGAACGTGGCGCGGCTGGAGGCCAGCCTGGGCGTGCGGCTGTTCCAGCGCAGCACGCGCAGCCTTACGCTCACCGAGGGCGGGCAGCGCCTGCTGGCGCAAGTGGGCCCGCCACTCACCGCCCTGGCCGATGCGGTGGACCACGCGGCCGAGGCCGAGCAGCAGCCGGCGGGCACGCTCAAGGTCAGCATGGGCCAGGCCTTTGGCCGCGCGTACCTGGTGCCGCTGCTCGCCGAGTTCTTGCAGCGCTACCCGGCCATCCAGCCCGACTGGCGCTTTGAGAACCGGCAGGTGGATTTGATCGGCGAGGGCTTTGACGCCGGCATTGGCGGCGGCCTGAACCTGAACCCCGACATGGTGGCGCGCACGCTGGGCCCCATCCACCTGGTGGTCGTGGCCGCGCCTGCGCTGCTGCAGGGCCGCAAGCGGGCGCCGCGCCACCCGGCGGACCTGGCGCAGTGGGATGGCATTGCACGGCGCAACATCCGCACCGGGCGCATCAACGTCACCACGCTGCGCAACAAGGCCGGCGATGCGGCTCCCGTGGAGCTGCGCCCGCGCGTGGTGTTCGACGACCCCGAGGCCATGTGCCAGGCCGCGCTCATGGGCCTGGGCCTGGCCGTGCTGCCCATGCCGTTTGCGCAGCCCTGGTTGGCGCGGGGCGACCTGGTGCGGGTGCTGCCCGGCTGGTGGGCCGATGCAGGGCCGACCTCGCTGTACTACCCCAGCAAGAAGCTGCTGCCCGCACGCACCCGGGTGTTTGTGGACTTTGTGGTGGAGCAGTTCAGCACGCGCGGCTTTGCGCAAAGGGTGCGCGGGGACTGACTGGCACAGCGGTGGGGCTAGGCCACGGCAGCGCGGTGGCAATAATGGGCCTTTGCAACCGCTCTGGACCACATCCATGCCCCAACACATCGGCATCGTGGGCTGCTCCGCCGAAGGGGCTGCTTTGTGTTACCGCACCCTGTGCGCCGAAGGCGCTGCGCTGCTGGGCCGCCCGCATGCGCACCCCGAGGTGACGCTGCACACACCGTCGCTGGCCGACTATGTGGACTGCCTGGACCGGAATGACCTGCAAGGCGTGGCCGACCTGATGCTGGCCTCCGCCCACAAGCTGGCCCGTGCAGGCGCCGATTTTCTGATCTGCCCCGACAACACCATCCACCAGGCGATGGACCGCGTGCTGCCCCACTCGCCGCTGCCCTGGCTGCACATTGCCGAGGTGGTGGCGGCCGAGGCGGCAGCGCGCGGCCACCGGCGTCTGGCCCTGACCGGCACGCGCTGGCTGGTGGACAGCAGCGTGTACCCCGATGCGCTGCAGGCCCAGGGCCTGCAATGGGTGCGCCCCACCGAAGCTGAACGCAGCGAGATCAACCGCACCATCATGGACGAGCTGGTGCCCGGCCTCATTCGCCCTGAGGGCGTGGCCCTGTTCCAGCAGATCATCGCCCGCATGCAGCGCGAGGAAGGCTGTGATGCCGTGGTGCTGGGCTGCACCGAGATCCCGCTGATCCTGAGCGATGCCAACTCCCCGCTGCCCACGCTGGACTCCACCCGCCTGCTGGCCCGTGCTGCGCTGCGGCGGGCCGTGCAGGCTGACTGAACGAACTACTTGAGCCGCTGCGCCACCACGGCGTCCAGCGAGGCCATGAAGGTCTCCACGGCCCGCGTGTAGGCGCTCTCCAGGCCCAGCTGCGCGTTGATCTCGCCATGGGTCAGCTCTTGCGGCAGCACCTCGGCACGGCCGCCCAGGTCGCGCACGCGGCGGGCCATGCCCTGCGCCTGCAGGCAGGGGTGGTCGGGGCGCTCGGTGGAGCAGACAAACTGGAACGGCGGCACCGGCCCTGACAGCGCGTGGTAAGGCGACACCGCCGCCCAGAACAACGGGTTGGCACCCATCACCTCGTCATAGAACGGGTAGTGCGGCGCGGTCATCACCACCGGCACATTGAGCGCCGCGCTGTCCAGCGACACGGTGCCCAGCCAGGGCCAGGCCCCCTCACGCTGGGCCAGGGTGGGCGATGCATTGATGAGCGACACCAGGTGCGCGCCCGCTGAGTGCCCCATCAGGATGAACCGCGATGCGTCGGCGCCCCAGCTGGCAGCACGGCTTTGCGAGGCGGCCAGCGCCATGGCCACGTCCTGCGCCTCCTGCAGCACGTTCACGGCGGGGTACAGGCGGTAGTTCACCGAGATGAACACAAAGCCCTTGGGCACCCAGCGCGCCACCTTCTCCTGCACCACGCGGGACATGGCCTTGTCGCCCGTGCGCCAGGCGCCGCCATGCACCATGAAGATCACCGGCGCGCGCGTACCGCTGGCCACCGCAGCGCTGCTGACGGCGCCGCCAGCGGCGGGCAGGTAGACATCCATGCGCTGCAGCGGGTCCGCACCATAGGGCACATCGGCCAGGCGCTGCACACCGGCGGGCAAGGCCGCGGCGGTGTCGCGCAACTGGGCAAAGGGCCCAAGCCCGCGCAGCTGGGCGTGGGCGGGCGGGGTCAGCACAGCGGCCAGCGCACACAGCGCTGCGCCCAGGCCTGTGCGCAGAAACGCGAACGCGGAGAGTGGGGTGGAAGGACGGGACATGCGGGATCTCCTGGCTCAATGAATGGAAGGTAACGAATCAGGGCCGCGCCGGGCAGGCCATCGGGGCGCCGCTGGCGTCAAAGCAGCTGGCGCTGCGGGAACGGCCGGTGTCCGCGTTGTACGAGCTGCTGGTCTGCACGCTGTTGCCGGTGGTGGCGCTGGTGGCCGTGGTGGTGCGGCCCTGCGTCACGCTGCCGTCAGCGCTGCGCGTGGCGGCGCCCGTGCTCTGCAGCGTGCCCCAGTCGCCCTGGGCGGTAATGGCGCTGCTGTGGCTGGCCGTGCCATCGGCATTCCTTGCGCTCTGGCCCTGGCGCACCGCCGTGGCGCCGTTGGGGCCCACCGCGGCGGCGCCGCTGCGCACGCTGCCCTGGCCCTGGCCGTCGGTGGTCACGCTGCGGCCGCGCAGCACGCCCCCACCGCCCGGCGCTGCGCGGACCACGCCGGTGCGTGCGGTGGTGCTGCCATCGGCGTTGTGCTCCACCGTGTGGCGGCTGCGTGCGCTGGCATCGCTGGCCGCCAGGAGCAGCAGTGCGCCCACGGCGAGGGCGGCCAGCAGCATGGCGCGGTAGGTGGCAACGGGGGCGGACGGTGTCGGGGCGGAAGAGAACATGGCGGTGGGCTCCTTGCAACAGATCAAAGGGTGCGAAGCAGCAGGGTGCTGCGATGGGCTGAACTATGGCCGCGAGGTATGAGCCAGTTGTGGCGCCCGCTGCACGATGTATGACAAAGCATGACAAACCACCGGCACGTGTCATGCGTTGTCATGCACCGCAGCGCCCGCCCGCGCTGGCGCCCGGTGTTTTCGGCCCTACCATTGGCACGCAGCCTTGGCTGCACTCACCCGCCGCTGCCACACCCACACACCGCCCCATGACGGAAGCCCTGGCCAAGATCCTGGTCGCCGATGACGAACCCGACCTGCGTGCGCTGCTGCAGCGCTACCTGAGCGACCAGGGCTACAGCGTGCGCACGGTCGATGGCGCGGGCCCGCTCGATGTGCTGCTACAGCGCGAGCGCTTTGACGTGCTGGTGCTCGACGTGATGATGCCGGGCGAGGATGGCCTCTCGATCTGCCGCCGCTTGCGCGCGCAGGGCGAGACCATTCCCATCCTGATGCTCACCGCGCGCGGAGACCCCGTGGACCGTATCGTAGGCCTGGAGATGGGTGCCGACGACTACCTGCCCAAGCCCTTCAACCCGCGCGAGCTGCTGGCCCGCATCCAGGCCATGGTGCGCCGCCAGCGCCTGCTGGGTGCACACACCGGGCCGCGCCAAGTGGGCGGGCACATCACGTTTGGCGCATTCACGCTGTGGCTGGATGAGCGCCGGTTGGAACGCCATGGGGGCGCGGACGGCGACGGCGCCCAGGACGTGCCCCTGACCACGGGCGAATTCGCGCTGCTTCAGGCACTGGCACAGCAACCGCACCGGCCCCTGGGCCGTGACCGGCTCATCGCACTGGCCCATGGCCCCGACCACACCGCCACCGACCGCAGCATCGATGTGCAGGTGATGCGCCTGCGCAAGCTCATCGAGGCCGACCCCGCACAGCCGCGCCATATCCGCACCGTATGGGGCGTGGGCTATGTATTTGTGCCCGATGGTGCAGCGCCCGGCGGCGGAGGCAAGCCA of the Acidovorax sp. 107 genome contains:
- a CDS encoding alpha/beta hydrolase — encoded protein: MSRPSTPLSAFAFLRTGLGAALCALAAVLTPPAHAQLRGLGPFAQLRDTAAALPAGVQRLADVPYGADPLQRMDVYLPAAGGAVSSAAVASGTRAPVIFMVHGGAWRTGDKAMSRVVQEKVARWVPKGFVFISVNYRLYPAVNVLQEAQDVAMALAASQSRAASWGADASRFILMGHSAGAHLVSLINASPTLAQREGAWPWLGTVSLDSAALNVPVVMTAPHYPFYDEVMGANPLFWAAVSPYHALSGPVPPFQFVCSTERPDHPCLQAQGMARRVRDLGGRAEVLPQELTHGEINAQLGLESAYTRAVETFMASLDAVVAQRLK
- the ompR gene encoding two-component system response regulator OmpR gives rise to the protein MTEALAKILVADDEPDLRALLQRYLSDQGYSVRTVDGAGPLDVLLQRERFDVLVLDVMMPGEDGLSICRRLRAQGETIPILMLTARGDPVDRIVGLEMGADDYLPKPFNPRELLARIQAMVRRQRLLGAHTGPRQVGGHITFGAFTLWLDERRLERHGGADGDGAQDVPLTTGEFALLQALAQQPHRPLGRDRLIALAHGPDHTATDRSIDVQVMRLRKLIEADPAQPRHIRTVWGVGYVFVPDGAAPGGGGKP